In a single window of the Thermus sp. LT1-2-5 genome:
- a CDS encoding MIP/aquaporin family protein, which translates to MVWPKVLLGETLGTFLLVLLTVGSAANAVLEPRLRPGAFGYDAIALGSGLAVLVGVLASRPLSGAHLNPAVTLAFALGGLFPWRFVPLYLLGQFLGGFLGALGAYLAYREGLLAQGLPNVFSTGPGFLRTAPEALYGWTGPAVAETLGTFALMAVILFAGRDGRIVALWLALTVAAVGYGLGGPGGFALNPARDLSPRLLAWLLGVEGAASPYALVPALFPVLGAASAVALFRLADRYLTEKP; encoded by the coding sequence ATGGTCTGGCCAAAGGTTCTCCTGGGAGAAACCCTCGGCACCTTCCTCCTCGTCCTCCTCACGGTGGGAAGCGCCGCCAACGCCGTCCTGGAGCCCCGCCTGCGCCCCGGAGCCTTCGGGTACGACGCCATCGCCCTGGGCTCGGGGCTTGCCGTGTTGGTGGGGGTCTTGGCGAGCCGCCCCCTCTCCGGGGCCCACCTCAACCCCGCCGTGACCCTGGCCTTCGCCTTGGGGGGCCTCTTCCCCTGGCGCTTCGTGCCCCTGTACCTCCTGGGCCAGTTCCTCGGGGGGTTCCTGGGGGCCTTGGGCGCCTATCTGGCCTACCGGGAAGGCCTCCTGGCCCAGGGCCTCCCCAACGTGTTCAGCACCGGGCCCGGCTTTCTCCGCACCGCCCCCGAGGCCCTCTACGGCTGGACCGGCCCGGCGGTGGCGGAGACCTTGGGCACCTTCGCCCTCATGGCGGTGATCCTCTTCGCCGGCAGGGACGGGAGGATCGTGGCCCTCTGGCTGGCCCTCACCGTGGCCGCCGTGGGGTATGGGCTTGGGGGGCCGGGAGGGTTCGCCCTGAACCCGGCGCGGGACCTCTCCCCCAGGCTCTTGGCCTGGCTCCTCGGGGTGGAGGGGGCGGCGAGCCCCTACGCCCTGGTCCCCGCCCTCTTCCCCGTCCTGGGGGCCGCCTCGGCGGTGGCCCTATTCCGCCTGGCTGACCGCTACCTGACAGAGAAGCCCTAA
- a CDS encoding ABC transporter ATP-binding protein: MVRLQALTKRFPGGGGVEGVELEVAQGEIFVLLGASGSGKSTLLNLVAGLLAPDRGQVFLEGKDVTRVPPEGRGVAYVFQDLGLWPHLTALDHLLLAMPRPDRKEALALLERVGLGDHAGKRPHQLSGGQRQRVALARALARRPKVLLLDEPYSALDPVLREGLRLEVRALLKEAGITALHVTHDPEEAMLLADRVGVMSGGRLLQVGRPEEVYARPNSLESFLAFGRANLLPVGDEVLAFRQEWVKRGGELVGTVLERRSLRGEALCRVRLPMGEAWVRLEERPGEVVRLRVEPLLRFPRPKDRHTPAGAALGSG; encoded by the coding sequence ATGGTGAGGCTTCAGGCCCTTACCAAGCGCTTTCCCGGGGGAGGGGGGGTTGAGGGGGTGGAGCTGGAGGTGGCCCAAGGGGAGATCTTTGTCCTCCTAGGGGCCTCGGGAAGCGGCAAGAGCACCCTCCTCAACCTGGTGGCGGGGCTCCTCGCCCCGGACCGGGGCCAAGTCTTCCTGGAGGGAAAGGACGTCACCCGGGTGCCCCCCGAGGGCCGGGGCGTGGCCTACGTCTTCCAGGACCTGGGGCTCTGGCCTCACCTCACCGCCCTGGACCACCTCCTCCTGGCGATGCCGAGGCCTGACCGCAAGGAAGCCCTGGCCCTCCTGGAGCGGGTAGGGCTTGGGGACCACGCGGGCAAGAGGCCCCACCAGCTTTCGGGTGGGCAGCGGCAACGGGTGGCCCTAGCCCGGGCCTTGGCCCGAAGGCCCAAGGTTCTCCTCTTGGACGAACCCTACAGCGCCCTGGACCCCGTGCTGCGGGAGGGGTTGCGCCTCGAGGTGCGCGCCCTCCTCAAGGAGGCGGGGATCACGGCCCTCCACGTGACCCACGACCCCGAGGAGGCCATGCTCCTGGCCGACCGGGTGGGGGTGATGAGCGGGGGGAGGCTTCTGCAGGTGGGAAGGCCCGAGGAGGTGTACGCCCGCCCCAACTCCCTGGAGAGCTTCCTCGCCTTCGGCCGGGCCAACCTCCTCCCCGTGGGGGACGAGGTCCTCGCCTTCCGCCAGGAGTGGGTGAAGCGGGGGGGAGAGCTTGTGGGCACGGTCCTGGAACGCCGAAGCCTGCGGGGCGAGGCGCTCTGCCGGGTGCGCCTCCCCATGGGAGAGGCTTGGGTGCGGCTGGAGGAGAGGCCGGGGGAGGTGGTGAGGCTTAGGGTAGAGCCCCTCCTCCGCTTCCCCCGCCCCAAAGACCGTCATACCCCCGCGGGAGCGGCCCTAGGCTCAGGGTAG
- a CDS encoding ABC transporter permease, translating into MTLPRPLFSWTLPALAFLPTLPLLALLPRGLPHLLPPRDLDVVLLTGTLALGGSLLALGLGLVLAYLALRGGVGPLWEIPLLLNYLVPPFVTGMGVLFSLQTLGLEAYGAPGILLAWTLHYTPLAYLLLKPQVEGALPLLQAARVHGVQGLRRLRAFLPPLLPPLLVAGGTLYLALLGNFGVPAVLGLPERVYTLPTLAYARLTNPLAQDPLGEAAALGLWLGLLALPALLLSRPALLEAQAALPDRPHPVSRLLFALYALASLGLSLLGLLREALFNPYTGALDPAFAQAFAQPLFRQGLLHSLLLALLATGLLLGLALLLKPFPRTLKALRGALDLNYLMPGTLLGIGLILLLAPTPLYGTPWLLLLAYLLNFAALALRSLEAGARVEGAVLAGRVHGLPFWRSWLRLGYPLLLPSLFAGGFLLFPLAFAEVTLSALLYAPGAETVGVAALSALNGGLYREAAALGLVLAGVAALGLLGRPRW; encoded by the coding sequence ATGACCCTCCCCCGACCCCTCTTCTCCTGGACGCTCCCGGCCCTAGCGTTCCTCCCCACCCTGCCCCTCCTGGCCCTCCTCCCCCGGGGCCTCCCCCACCTCCTTCCCCCCCGGGACCTGGACGTGGTGCTCCTCACCGGAACGCTGGCCTTGGGAGGAAGCCTCCTGGCCTTAGGGCTGGGCCTTGTCCTCGCCTATCTCGCCCTGCGGGGTGGGGTGGGGCCCCTTTGGGAAATCCCGCTCCTGCTGAACTACCTCGTGCCCCCTTTCGTCACCGGGATGGGCGTGTTGTTCTCCCTACAGACGTTAGGCCTCGAGGCCTATGGGGCGCCGGGGATCCTCCTGGCCTGGACCCTTCACTACACCCCCCTGGCCTATCTTCTCCTGAAGCCTCAGGTGGAGGGCGCCCTCCCCCTGCTCCAGGCGGCCAGGGTCCACGGGGTCCAGGGGCTACGGCGGCTCCGCGCCTTTTTGCCCCCCCTCCTCCCCCCGCTGCTGGTGGCCGGAGGCACCCTCTACCTGGCCCTCCTGGGGAACTTCGGCGTGCCAGCGGTCCTAGGCCTTCCCGAGCGGGTCTACACCCTCCCCACCCTGGCCTACGCCCGGCTCACGAACCCCCTGGCGCAAGACCCCTTGGGCGAGGCGGCCGCCCTGGGGCTTTGGCTGGGGCTCCTGGCCCTGCCAGCCCTCCTCCTCTCCCGGCCGGCCCTCCTCGAGGCCCAGGCAGCCCTCCCGGATAGGCCCCACCCAGTGTCCCGCCTCCTCTTCGCCCTCTACGCCCTAGCGTCCTTGGGGCTTTCCCTTCTTGGGCTCCTGCGGGAGGCCCTGTTTAACCCCTACACGGGCGCGTTGGACCCCGCCTTCGCCCAGGCTTTCGCCCAGCCCCTTTTCCGCCAGGGCCTTCTCCACTCCCTCCTTCTCGCCCTCCTCGCCACCGGTCTCCTCCTCGGCCTCGCCCTCCTCCTCAAACCCTTTCCCCGGACCCTCAAGGCCTTGCGGGGGGCCCTGGACCTCAACTACCTCATGCCCGGCACCCTCCTAGGGATCGGGCTCATCCTCCTCCTCGCCCCCACCCCCCTTTACGGCACCCCCTGGCTTCTCCTCCTGGCCTACTTGCTCAACTTCGCCGCCCTCGCCCTGAGGTCCCTAGAGGCGGGGGCGCGGGTGGAGGGGGCGGTCCTCGCCGGGAGGGTGCACGGGCTTCCCTTCTGGCGCAGCTGGCTCCGGCTCGGGTACCCCCTCCTCCTGCCTTCCCTCTTCGCTGGCGGCTTCCTCCTCTTTCCCCTGGCCTTCGCCGAGGTCACCCTCTCCGCCCTCCTCTACGCCCCGGGGGCGGAAACGGTGGGGGTGGCGGCCCTCTCCGCCCTTAACGGGGGGCTCTACCGGGAGGCGGCCGCCTTAGGCCTGGTCCTCGCCGGCGTGGCCGCCCTGGGGCTTTTGGGGAGGCCGAGATGGTGA